ACTGATGCTTATGATGCAGTTCTCAGGCAATCTGCTTTAATTACAAGTGTGCAAATACAAAGTAATTTACAAAGTCTAAAGGACAAAGACTTTTTAACTTCTGTTAGTTTGGAAGATATTAAAAGAGATGTTGATTTTTTAAATCAAATTAATACAACTTTGCAACTCAACAGTTTAGAATCCCATCACCATAGCAATAATCCATGCTCTGTATTCCAAGATGACTTAAATAATTACTAACTACAAGCATATTATTCAAGCATATTGTTGTAGTGTTGTATTGAAAACCAAAAATTTCAGAAAGTTGTTAGACCATCAGGGCGAGGCGTAGCCGAGCCCAAAACCCAATACCACCCAGGGGTAGGTGCATTTGTTTTTTCTTTGCAAAAGATATAAGTTAGTTTATTTCAAGTTCTATGGCTTTGTGCAATCCATACATTTAAAATAAATAGTGCAATGCCTGGTGGGGTAAAATAAATTATAAGATTATGCGGCACAAGCCAACTCAGGAATATGCAAATACTCCTTATATTCTATAATTTTAGTTCTAACACGATCCACGATGTCCCGCCAACTGGTACGAAGCGGTATCAAAGCCGCTTCTTTCTCAGTCTCTGACAGTGTTTCATTTCTAAATCCAAAGCAACCACTAAAAAATGTTTCCAGTATTCTTATTAGCTTTGCGTAAAGGGTTCTTAAAAGGAATAGTTTTTGTTCATAAGTAAATCTTGAAACATCAATAATTTTGCCAAGATTTTCATTTTTTACGTTTGTCATTGTAATTTTTGGTTAATTTCTTAACCTAAATATTAAATCATTATGAATATTATTTCAATCATCTTGAGCCTTAAAACTAAGTATTTAAGGGCTTTGTCAAGCATTTCTTAAACTTTTAGCTGATTGCATTTATATTATGTATGTTAGGATTGAAAGCCGTTCAACAAATCATATTTTCAAAATTATTTTAAAATAAGGAGTATTTAAAAATGTCTAATTCTCTAAGAGTAGATGTCACAGATAGAGGAACTCAATTAGTACCTCTCATAAGAAGTGTAATTCAAAGGCAAGGCATAAATGTAAGAGACCCAATTAAAGAAGCATATGAATTTTGTGCATCCCGTGGAATAGATTTTTCTAAACCTGTTGCCCACAAACCAGCTCCTGTAAAAGAAGAACGTGAAACTCCTATACCATGGCATGACTTTAGAGACCCAGCCACTTATTTTTCTCCTATGGTTTTTGACCTTGATTTATATACTCCTTTCAGAGATATAACGATTAAGCTTGTGAAAGGAATTGCAGATGAAGTTAGACAAAGTAATATTAATGTAGAATCAAGCACTCCTGAGGAACTTTTAGATGCAATTGGTTTAGCAATATCTAAAAAGTTACCAAAAGGTATTGAAAGCGGAGAACCCATGAATTTGAGAGGTTTTCTAATGATGAGTCAAATACCAATGGAGCCTGAAGAATTAGTTTTAGGAGTATATCAAGAACTTACGGGTGTAAACGTTGTTGAATATAAAAGTGTAGATATTAAACCTATACTACCTGAACAACTTAAGAAAACATAAAGTAATTTAAAAACATATGCAAATACAGGGTATTGAAAAAAGAATTTTTCAAGGTGGAGTAATATTACCTGATTATAACCACGCAGTAGCTGCAATATCAGATTATGTTTCATCCGTAAGGACGCGGCCTAGTATTGCTCCTACACTGACAGAACTAGCTAGTGAATCTTCCGGTTATGAGTTTTTACCGGCTTCTGCTTTAGAGGCTAAAGGAAGACTTCTAGCGCAAAGAAGATTACTAACAAAATTAAGGCAAGAAATACTTCCTGTAATGAAAAAAGAACTAGAGTCAAAAGGTGTTGCTAAGATAACTGATAACCATGACGATTACATAACTCCATATAGAGGAATGCAATTAATTCTTTTACCAAATGGTCAAGTTGAATTTAAGATATTTCAAGACAAGGATGCAATTGATAAAATTGCTGAGGCATACAATTGTGAGGTTGGACTTGAATGTGCAGAAGTCCATATAAACTTTCAAGATTCAGAAACAGTAATTTATGACTTTAATCTTCTTTTAGAAATACTCACCCAGGTTAAAGAAATTAAATCACAAACACTAGAAGCAAATAGATTAGCAGAAGAAAATTATTTTAATTCTGTAGTTGACAGACGAGTTCATTGGACTTTTGATCTCCCATTAATGGAAGATTTAAGAGCAGATTTACTTTGTCATGGTTCTGCAATATTTTATGCTGATAAACAACAAAGTGAAGCAGGAAAACTTAATGGTGGGAAGATTGAATTGCCAGCTAGACTTCACAAGTTTAAAGATTCCTATGAACGCTTTGCTATATTTTTACTTAGCACCCAAGAAGGTGGTAATGGCAATTATGAATATGTGCCTCCTCACCTCTCAATTTATGGCCAACCTAAAAAAGCCGCAGAAGAACTCATTGATAAAATTCAAGTTGCAGCAGTTGAAGTTACAGGTGCAGATAGACAAGCTAAAGTCTTCAAATGCGGAGTGCAAGTATAATAACTTTTAAGTTCCATGATTTTGAGTAGTGTTAAAACAATTAAACTGCATTTTACTGCAAGTCTTAGCTATTTTTACCAGTTTTTATAACCTTAACTGGACAATAACAATCATTTGGGTATAATAATACTGAACCTCTGAAAGCTCGAATGGGCCGTAGGAGGTGTTTCATTTAGTAGGGTAATAAACTATTCCATATTTTTCATTTTGAGAAGCACTTAGATTTAAAATATTTTTCATTGATTCCAGCCACTCTGTAATTTTCTTTTCATCTACAATAGCAGGCATTCTGTTGTGTAATTTACCTTTTAATTTTGTAAGCATAATATAAGAATAAACTACAAAAGCCATTAAGTCAGATACCTGAATCCAGTAAGATTCTCTTGAATCTTTTGGCAAAGGGTCTTCTATAAGCAGTTTTATTTCCTGCCTGTAACTTGCTTGATTAAACTTTGATGGTATAAAGTTTATTTTCTGGATTTTTCTTGTAGTATCTCTCATAACCCCAACTCGGCCTTCATCAGTAATTATTAAAAATCTTTCGTCAGGCTTCTGCCGGATTAAAGTATTTTCAACTCGCTGAACAGAATAACTCAATGCTGTTTCCAGAACCTTATAATTTGGTGACTTCACAATCGTTTTATTTATTGCAACATTTATAGCTTGAATGTCCAGGGTAGAAATAAACTTACAAAATAAATCAACTGCTAAAATCCTGTCATTATCACTAATACCAAACTGTCTGAATGGATTTTTATTTAATAAAAATTGCTTTGTATGGAACTCTAATTTGACTGGTAACCCAAAATCCTGTTTTAACTGAACTCTAAAATTATGAATCTTTTGATAGATGTCTTTCCAGTTTAAACTGTGAACGTATAAACAGGAAAGTA
The sequence above is drawn from the Candidatus Melainabacteria bacterium genome and encodes:
- a CDS encoding DUF3800 domain-containing protein, with amino-acid sequence MYIAYYDEAGDDGLPGSTPIFVLSCLYVHSLNWKDIYQKIHNFRVQLKQDFGLPVKLEFHTKQFLLNKNPFRQFGISDNDRILAVDLFCKFISTLDIQAINVAINKTIVKSPNYKVLETALSYSVQRVENTLIRQKPDERFLIITDEGRVGVMRDTTRKIQKINFIPSKFNQASYRQEIKLLIEDPLPKDSRESYWIQVSDLMAFVVYSYIMLTKLKGKLHNRMPAIVDEKKITEWLESMKNILNLSASQNEKYGIVYYPTK